A genomic segment from Halobacteriovorax sp. HLS encodes:
- a CDS encoding enoyl-CoA hydratase-related protein, producing the protein MDELFLYELNEQGVATITLNRAQIHNAFNDQLISELTQKFIQMDGDESIRVVVLTGAGKSFCAGADLNWMKSMVNYSEQENFDDSKRLSDLFETINNFSRPVIGKINGAALGGGVGLVACCDYVIASEKAIFGLTEVMLGLVPAVISPYVIAKMGESNARATFLTAERFDAKKAKEYGLVHQVSLERHFHKDVDSLCDLFLKAAPKAQQVAKSLIKNVLELEKESYEKMSSYTCKTIAAKRISEEGQEGMNALLEKRKPNWIK; encoded by the coding sequence ATGGATGAATTATTTTTATATGAATTAAATGAGCAAGGTGTCGCTACTATAACTTTAAATAGAGCACAGATTCACAATGCATTTAATGATCAACTTATATCTGAATTAACACAGAAATTTATTCAGATGGATGGCGATGAATCCATTCGAGTTGTCGTGCTAACTGGTGCTGGAAAATCTTTTTGCGCTGGGGCCGATCTTAATTGGATGAAATCAATGGTCAATTATAGTGAGCAGGAGAATTTTGATGATAGTAAACGTCTGTCAGATTTATTCGAAACGATTAACAACTTCTCTAGGCCAGTCATCGGTAAAATTAATGGTGCAGCATTAGGTGGAGGAGTTGGACTAGTTGCTTGCTGTGATTATGTAATAGCAAGTGAAAAAGCTATTTTTGGGTTAACTGAAGTTATGCTCGGATTAGTGCCTGCGGTCATCTCTCCATACGTAATAGCAAAAATGGGTGAGTCTAACGCTAGAGCAACTTTCTTAACGGCCGAGCGTTTTGATGCAAAAAAAGCTAAAGAGTATGGACTTGTTCACCAAGTCAGCTTAGAGAGACATTTTCATAAAGATGTAGATTCTCTTTGCGATTTATTTCTCAAGGCAGCTCCTAAAGCACAACAAGTTGCTAAATCCCTAATAAAGAATGTTCTTGAACTCGAAAAAGAGTCTTACGAAAAAATGTCATCATATACATGTAAAACAATTGCAGCAAAGAGAATCAGTGAAGAAGGGCAAGAAGGAATGAATGCGCTTTTAGAAAAAAGAAAACCTAATTGGATTAAATAG
- a CDS encoding acetyl/propionyl/methylcrotonyl-CoA carboxylase subunit alpha produces the protein MSNEVLKIIDKVLIANRGEIALRVIKTCKEMGIKTVTIFTEKERAYPHAYLSDESFSLGEGALSETYLNQDKIIEIAKLSGAKAIHPGYGFLSENSGFAEKVTKAGIKFIGPRPDSMEIMGDKKTSKIEMEKISIPLIPGYHGDNQDENYLADQAKKIGFPVLIKASAGGGGKGMRVVEKSSDFSAALASAKREAMNAFGDDIVLIEKFIQNPRHIEVQVMSDTHGNHLHFFERECSIQRRHQKVVEETPSTALGQELRDKITQTAVQISSGINYEGAGTVEFIMDANGEFFFLEMNTRLQVEHPITEMVTGSDLVRLQIIAAAGLPINLKQSDIKQSGHAIEVRIYSEDPDNNFMPAIGTISRVGNTTLNDVRLDSGYVDGNEVTINFDPMLAKLVCWGVDREAAISKTLFSLDEVVFLGVQTNRDYLKRIVNSAPFRSGDTFTHFIETYSELLLKQEMSDDQIASCIAAFINSSVSKSNNSNEGSWSNLQGFRNI, from the coding sequence ATGAGCAATGAAGTATTAAAAATTATTGATAAAGTTCTTATTGCTAACAGAGGCGAAATTGCTCTTAGAGTAATCAAGACCTGTAAAGAAATGGGAATAAAAACGGTTACTATCTTTACTGAAAAGGAAAGAGCATACCCTCACGCTTATCTTTCGGATGAGTCATTCTCTCTTGGTGAGGGGGCCCTAAGTGAAACTTATCTCAACCAAGATAAAATTATAGAGATAGCAAAACTTTCTGGTGCAAAGGCCATTCATCCTGGCTATGGATTTCTTTCTGAGAACTCTGGCTTTGCTGAAAAAGTTACTAAAGCTGGAATCAAGTTCATCGGTCCTCGTCCAGATAGTATGGAGATTATGGGAGACAAGAAAACGTCTAAGATTGAGATGGAAAAGATCTCTATTCCATTAATACCTGGCTATCATGGTGACAATCAAGATGAGAATTATCTCGCCGATCAAGCGAAGAAAATTGGCTTTCCTGTTCTTATTAAGGCCTCTGCGGGTGGTGGAGGAAAAGGGATGCGTGTCGTTGAGAAATCTTCTGACTTTAGTGCAGCTTTAGCTTCTGCTAAAAGAGAGGCGATGAATGCATTTGGTGATGATATCGTTCTCATTGAAAAATTTATTCAAAATCCGAGACATATTGAAGTTCAAGTCATGAGTGATACTCATGGAAACCATCTTCATTTCTTTGAAAGAGAGTGCTCTATTCAAAGAAGACATCAAAAAGTTGTTGAGGAGACACCGTCAACAGCTCTTGGTCAAGAACTAAGGGACAAGATTACTCAGACTGCAGTACAGATTTCATCAGGAATAAATTATGAAGGAGCTGGAACAGTTGAGTTTATAATGGATGCTAATGGAGAGTTCTTCTTTTTAGAAATGAATACTCGCTTGCAGGTTGAACATCCTATTACTGAGATGGTAACAGGATCAGATTTGGTTAGACTTCAAATTATTGCAGCAGCTGGACTTCCTATCAATTTAAAACAAAGTGATATTAAACAAAGTGGTCATGCAATAGAAGTTCGAATTTACTCTGAAGACCCAGATAATAACTTTATGCCAGCAATCGGTACTATTAGTCGAGTTGGGAACACTACGCTTAATGATGTAAGACTTGACAGTGGTTATGTAGATGGAAATGAAGTCACTATTAACTTCGATCCGATGCTTGCAAAACTCGTTTGTTGGGGCGTTGATAGAGAAGCTGCCATTAGTAAAACACTTTTTTCTCTAGATGAGGTCGTATTTCTTGGCGTTCAGACAAATCGTGATTACCTCAAAAGAATTGTCAATAGCGCACCTTTTAGAAGTGGAGATACATTTACACATTTTATTGAAACTTATAGTGAATTACTATTAAAGCAAGAAATGAGTGATGATCAGATCGCAAGTTGTATTGCTGCTTTTATTAATAGTAGTGTTTCGAAAAGTAATAATTCAAACGAAGGTTCTTGGAGCAATTTACAAGGTTTTAGAAATATATGA
- a CDS encoding biotin/lipoyl-containing protein, with protein sequence MKKNLIINGENVEIELLVNRDSCVEFTFKNKVYKFQANSVNDFETFLSGTHCTKVIHDTVNFVVDGKSVSITNPLRSRAKSNSDSAGSMISPMPGKILKVLVKTNDNVKKNDPLVVMEAMKMEHTIKASHDGKVIAIHCSDDQLVDGGVQLIELESEES encoded by the coding sequence ATGAAAAAGAATTTAATTATAAATGGTGAGAATGTTGAAATAGAACTTCTTGTTAATAGAGATTCATGTGTTGAATTTACTTTTAAAAATAAAGTTTATAAGTTTCAAGCAAATAGCGTGAATGATTTTGAAACCTTCTTGTCGGGAACTCATTGTACTAAAGTTATTCACGATACCGTTAATTTTGTTGTTGATGGTAAATCTGTTTCTATAACGAATCCACTTAGAAGTAGGGCCAAGTCAAACTCTGATTCTGCTGGTTCAATGATTAGCCCAATGCCTGGTAAAATTTTAAAAGTCTTAGTTAAAACTAATGATAATGTTAAAAAGAACGATCCTCTTGTTGTTATGGAGGCCATGAAGATGGAACATACGATCAAAGCTAGTCACGATGGAAAAGTCATAGCGATCCATTGCTCGGACGACCAGCTCGTTGATGGTGGAGTTCAGTTAATTGAACTTGAGAGCGAGGAGTCTTAA
- a CDS encoding hydroxymethylglutaryl-CoA lyase: MLSNLPKSARIIEVGPRDGLQNEATILSWKEKLQFIDMLVAAGLKSIEITSFVRSSKIPQMGDAKELFEAVSKKDYFSSISTPCLVPNMKGMENALALGVKEIAIFTSTSNTFNQKNINATIEESIERFEPVVKAATQNGIKIRGYVSTVFGCPYEGETSIETLKFLLKKLQEFGCYEVSLGDTIGVANPLQTKKILEQIQDEIEFDKVAMHFHDTRGMALANILSSLEMGITNFDSSAGGLGGCPYAVGSSGNVATEDVVYLLHSMGIETGIDMKKLSQASELILGKLKKQSPSKFLNTYLVSGK, encoded by the coding sequence ATGCTAAGCAATCTGCCAAAAAGTGCACGTATTATTGAGGTTGGTCCCCGTGACGGTCTCCAAAATGAAGCAACAATCCTATCGTGGAAAGAGAAGCTTCAGTTTATTGATATGTTAGTGGCAGCGGGTCTTAAGAGTATTGAAATAACAAGTTTTGTTAGATCTAGTAAAATTCCTCAAATGGGGGACGCAAAGGAATTATTTGAAGCAGTTTCGAAGAAAGACTATTTTTCTTCGATTTCTACACCTTGTCTTGTCCCTAATATGAAAGGTATGGAAAACGCTTTGGCCTTAGGAGTAAAAGAAATTGCTATTTTTACTTCTACATCTAATACCTTTAATCAAAAGAATATAAATGCCACTATTGAAGAGTCTATTGAGAGATTTGAGCCTGTGGTAAAAGCTGCTACACAGAACGGAATAAAGATAAGAGGGTATGTATCAACTGTTTTTGGTTGTCCTTATGAGGGTGAAACTTCGATTGAGACTCTAAAGTTTTTATTAAAAAAACTTCAAGAGTTTGGGTGCTATGAAGTTTCTCTGGGCGATACCATTGGAGTTGCCAATCCCCTTCAGACTAAGAAGATTCTTGAACAGATTCAAGATGAAATCGAATTCGATAAAGTTGCGATGCACTTTCATGATACTCGAGGGATGGCCCTCGCAAATATTTTAAGCTCCCTTGAAATGGGTATAACGAATTTTGATTCTTCGGCCGGAGGATTAGGAGGTTGTCCATACGCAGTCGGTTCTTCCGGCAATGTTGCAACTGAAGATGTCGTTTATTTACTTCATAGCATGGGGATTGAAACAGGAATAGATATGAAAAAGCTCTCCCAAGCTTCTGAGTTAATTTTAGGGAAGCTCAAAAAGCAAAGCCCTTCAAAGTTCTTAAATACTTACTTGGTTTCTGGAAAATAA